The following are encoded together in the Adhaeribacter arboris genome:
- a CDS encoding polysaccharide biosynthesis/export family protein: MQINLRFRFNLYMVFACVFSFSSCRTYNQNIMFKTSGDINMEKLKQSLATVERNYIIQPNDYIDVRVYTNRGERIFDPNGELPFGAPGVSNNQGGATRSSSRTQRSTQGSQSYYNTEFLVQHDGTVKLPMVDYVKVTGLTLLQTDSLLQTLYAKYYVEPFVSTHVTNNRIFVLGANGGNVIQMTNDNMNLFEALAQSGGVTREGKAHNIRIIRDYLDHDPIVQVVDLSTIDGMRKATLYVEPNDVIYIEPNQRLFFELLRDITPVINTFVGVVSTYLLIKNL; encoded by the coding sequence ATGCAAATCAACCTTCGGTTTCGGTTTAATCTTTACATGGTTTTTGCCTGTGTCTTTTCTTTTTCTTCGTGCCGCACCTACAATCAAAACATTATGTTTAAAACCAGCGGCGACATTAATATGGAAAAGCTGAAGCAATCTTTAGCTACCGTAGAAAGGAACTATATTATTCAACCGAACGATTATATAGATGTACGAGTGTACACAAATAGAGGAGAACGGATTTTTGACCCCAACGGTGAACTGCCTTTTGGCGCGCCGGGTGTTTCGAATAACCAGGGAGGTGCTACCCGGAGTTCCTCTCGTACCCAGCGCAGTACTCAAGGAAGTCAAAGTTATTATAATACGGAGTTTTTGGTGCAGCACGACGGAACAGTAAAGCTGCCCATGGTAGACTATGTAAAAGTTACTGGCCTTACCTTGTTGCAAACAGATTCTTTGTTACAAACTTTATACGCCAAGTATTATGTAGAGCCGTTTGTATCTACGCACGTTACCAATAATCGTATTTTTGTTTTAGGAGCGAATGGGGGTAATGTAATTCAGATGACGAATGATAACATGAATCTTTTTGAAGCGCTGGCTCAATCGGGCGGAGTAACCCGCGAAGGGAAAGCACATAACATACGCATTATACGAGATTACCTAGATCATGATCCTATTGTACAGGTAGTGGATTTAAGCACTATTGATGGGATGAGAAAAGCCACTCTTTACGTAGAACCAAACGATGTTATTTACATTGAACCGAACCAACGGCTTTTTTTTGAATTACTCCGCGATATAACTCCTGTGATAAACACTTTTGTGGGTGTGGTTTCTACTTACCTATTAATCAAAAACTTATAA
- a CDS encoding polysaccharide biosynthesis tyrosine autokinase: MTNKESIVLEELENNYAAAVEVEEDSGGSDIDFIMLLSIIRKSLIWVSLLIVLGLIGAFLFLRYTKPLFKSSSTLKIDEQSEAGRLGLGGTIENQQTLSNLSGEIEIIKSNFTFERLQQKLPLDINYYSIGNVLNEELYKNSPFKITYQLTNEAYYDRRYNVTLLDATRFNLSYLEGDQEITEEHTIGKPVEKPGFSFTLTLRVPLSADVIAQKYYFIVNSNAAIRQYLTSNVAVNIVNLDASTVEISFTDHNPFKAHEIVNSIDSVYLEQKIALKDLATRQTLSFLDEQLKETNENLGNSEIQMENFVKENKTYDVRADVSKSITKLEELNKERINLHLQISLLNEVDQLLNKSSNLDQMIPSLKELDDAQLLKQIAQLSDLQLDRNLMVQSYKTTTKAYQLLEEEIKFVEQSVRKLLAQNIVLLQKEVALVNSNIRHIQQELLQMPGKETKRARLQRLFDLHEKFYLMLMDKKVEFGIARAGTVPDFQILAPASRPGAPIYPNKLLVYGIGLAGGLFLGLGLIAARYLLHNTITSLPELERSSQAAILGVIPRYRKEKLPISKLIIDKNPRSAISESIRSIRTNLEFISSSKSKRLISITSTVSGEGKTFVAVNLGGIISQSNQRVIILDMDLRKPKVHLAFDAENTKGISTILIDRHSVAECIRHTAMPNLDFISAGPTPPNPSELILNTSFDEMIEELYHSYDVIVVDTPPVGLVTDGILVMRKADIPIYIIRAGFSKKTFLKNMNKIMRLNNFTKMCTILNDADGLGAYGYGYGYSYGYGYGYGYTNSYYEEEKPDSFFTRFKKKFT, from the coding sequence ATGACCAACAAAGAAAGCATTGTGCTGGAGGAATTAGAAAATAACTATGCTGCTGCTGTAGAAGTAGAGGAGGATAGTGGCGGCAGCGATATTGATTTTATCATGCTGCTTAGCATTATCCGGAAAAGCTTAATCTGGGTAAGTTTGCTAATTGTACTAGGTTTAATTGGGGCATTTTTATTTTTGCGTTATACCAAACCCTTGTTTAAATCTTCCTCTACTTTAAAAATCGACGAGCAATCAGAAGCCGGACGTTTAGGATTAGGAGGAACTATTGAAAATCAGCAAACTTTATCTAACCTATCCGGCGAAATTGAAATTATTAAATCCAACTTTACCTTCGAAAGGCTGCAACAAAAACTGCCGCTGGATATAAATTATTACTCTATCGGAAATGTTTTAAACGAAGAGTTGTACAAAAATTCTCCCTTTAAAATTACTTATCAGCTAACCAACGAGGCTTATTACGACAGAAGATACAATGTAACGTTGCTCGACGCTACCCGCTTTAATTTGTCTTATTTGGAGGGAGATCAGGAAATAACCGAAGAACACACCATTGGTAAACCCGTAGAAAAGCCTGGTTTTTCGTTCACTTTAACGCTGCGGGTGCCTTTAAGTGCCGATGTTATTGCCCAAAAATATTATTTTATTGTTAACAGCAATGCGGCTATCCGGCAATATTTAACCTCTAACGTGGCGGTTAATATTGTTAACCTAGATGCCAGTACCGTTGAAATTTCTTTTACCGACCACAATCCATTTAAGGCGCACGAAATTGTAAACTCCATCGATTCGGTTTATTTAGAGCAAAAAATTGCTTTAAAAGATTTGGCAACTCGCCAAACGCTTTCCTTTCTCGATGAACAATTAAAAGAAACCAACGAAAATTTAGGTAATTCCGAAATTCAGATGGAAAACTTCGTGAAAGAAAATAAAACCTATGATGTGCGGGCAGATGTCAGTAAAAGCATAACCAAGCTGGAGGAATTGAATAAGGAAAGGATTAATTTGCACTTGCAAATTTCTTTATTAAACGAAGTAGATCAGCTGCTAAATAAGAGTTCTAATTTAGATCAGATGATTCCGTCGTTAAAAGAGTTAGACGATGCGCAACTTTTAAAGCAAATCGCTCAGCTAAGCGACCTGCAACTCGACCGTAATTTAATGGTGCAGTCGTATAAAACTACTACTAAAGCGTACCAATTGCTGGAAGAAGAAATTAAGTTTGTCGAGCAATCGGTACGTAAGTTATTAGCCCAGAATATTGTATTGCTACAGAAAGAAGTAGCGCTTGTTAATTCGAACATCCGCCATATTCAGCAGGAATTACTGCAAATGCCCGGTAAAGAAACCAAACGCGCCCGCTTGCAACGGCTCTTTGACCTGCACGAGAAATTTTACCTGATGTTAATGGATAAGAAGGTAGAATTTGGCATTGCCCGGGCTGGTACCGTACCGGATTTTCAAATTCTGGCACCTGCTTCCCGTCCAGGCGCACCTATTTATCCGAATAAATTGTTAGTGTATGGTATAGGTTTAGCGGGTGGTTTATTTTTAGGTTTGGGGTTAATAGCGGCCCGTTACTTATTGCATAATACTATAACCAGTTTGCCCGAATTAGAACGGAGCTCTCAGGCCGCTATATTAGGGGTCATACCTCGTTATAGAAAAGAAAAGTTACCTATTTCTAAACTAATTATAGATAAAAACCCGCGCTCGGCAATAAGTGAATCTATTCGCTCCATTAGAACCAATCTGGAGTTTATCAGTTCTTCCAAAAGTAAGCGCTTAATTTCCATTACTTCAACGGTAAGCGGGGAAGGTAAAACGTTTGTGGCGGTTAACCTAGGGGGTATTATTTCGCAATCCAATCAACGTGTCATTATTCTGGACATGGACTTGCGCAAGCCTAAAGTACACCTGGCGTTTGATGCCGAAAATACCAAAGGTATCAGTACTATTTTGATTGACCGGCACAGTGTAGCCGAATGTATCCGGCATACTGCCATGCCTAACCTGGATTTTATTTCAGCGGGCCCTACTCCGCCCAATCCTTCGGAATTAATTCTGAATACTAGTTTCGATGAGATGATTGAAGAACTGTATCATTCGTACGATGTTATAGTGGTAGATACTCCACCGGTAGGGCTTGTAACGGATGGTATTTTGGTGATGCGTAAAGCAGATATTCCTATCTATATTATTCGGGCTGGTTTTTCAAAAAAAACTTTTTTGAAGAACATGAATAAAATTATGCGCCTTAACAATTTTACTAAAATGTGCACGATTCTGAATGATGCCGATGGATTAGGCGCTTATGGCTACGGGTATGGTTATAGCTACGGCTATGGTTATGGCTATGGTTATACTAATTCTTACTACGAAGAAGAAAAACCGGATTCCTTTTTTACCAGATTCAAAAAGAAGTTTACCTAG
- a CDS encoding tyrosine-protein phosphatase → MASFFKNLFKSDAPPKATNFLEFLGADMHAHVLPSLDDGADSMTQALAMVQEMKQLGYRKLILTPHIMGDFYKNTPDGIRAKLAELIQALQQQEIAIELACAAEYYLDEWFVQKLDDKEPLLTFGDNYVLFETSFINEPMRFQDIIFKIKSNGYTPVLAHPERYSYLYNRWNSLAEWHENHVLFQVNLNSLVGYYGPEAKRRAEKLLQNKMIDFVGTDAHSEKHIRVLQKLAGSSTFEKLRQLPLRNQAL, encoded by the coding sequence ATGGCTTCTTTTTTTAAGAATTTATTTAAAAGCGATGCTCCACCAAAAGCCACTAATTTTTTAGAGTTTCTGGGGGCTGATATGCACGCGCACGTACTGCCCAGCTTAGATGATGGAGCAGATTCCATGACGCAGGCCTTAGCCATGGTTCAGGAAATGAAACAGCTAGGCTACCGCAAACTTATTCTAACGCCCCACATTATGGGCGACTTCTACAAAAATACCCCGGATGGAATTAGGGCAAAGCTAGCCGAATTAATTCAGGCGCTACAGCAACAAGAAATTGCAATAGAACTGGCATGTGCGGCCGAGTATTACCTGGATGAGTGGTTTGTGCAAAAGCTGGACGACAAGGAGCCTTTGTTAACTTTCGGCGATAATTATGTGCTCTTCGAAACTTCGTTCATAAACGAACCTATGCGGTTCCAGGATATAATTTTCAAAATAAAGAGCAACGGTTACACCCCCGTCTTAGCCCATCCGGAGCGCTATTCCTACTTATACAACCGCTGGAATAGCTTGGCAGAATGGCACGAAAACCATGTTTTATTTCAAGTAAATTTAAATTCGTTGGTGGGATATTACGGACCCGAGGCCAAACGAAGGGCGGAAAAACTGCTGCAAAATAAAATGATCGATTTTGTAGGAACCGATGCGCACAGCGAAAAACATATCCGCGTTTTGCAAAAATTAGCGGGCTCATCCACTTTTGAAAAGCTAAGGCAATTACCTTTGCGTAATCAAGCTTTATAA
- a CDS encoding NAD-dependent epimerase/dehydratase family protein: protein MVFVTGSKGLIGSYLLRQLLAEGHQVKALIRTALTPEELQHPNLKYITGDILDVSVLQQAIADNDYVFHCAGLVSYAPQDAGLLKQINVEGTANIVNTCLARQNVKLCHVSSVAAIGQQKNTTILDENAKWDPQADVSVYASSKYFGELEVWRGIAEGLKAIIVNPSVVLGPADWTRSSTQLFKYVFNQNSFYTGGYLNFVDVRDVVSSMLALTFSDVTGERFILNAGQVLYKDFFTKIALYLNRKAPGVKVPSALTEILWRLESLRSFFTGKRPLITKDTARITKRNYLYTSEKLKKQLPFSFKTLEETLNWSCRELRLKYRLPV, encoded by the coding sequence ATGGTGTTTGTTACGGGTAGTAAGGGTTTGATTGGTTCTTATCTGCTCAGGCAACTATTAGCCGAAGGCCACCAGGTAAAAGCCCTAATCCGTACCGCACTTACCCCAGAAGAACTTCAGCATCCAAATCTAAAGTATATTACAGGCGATATTCTGGATGTAAGCGTATTGCAGCAGGCGATCGCAGATAACGATTACGTTTTCCATTGTGCTGGTTTGGTATCGTATGCCCCACAGGACGCTGGTTTGTTAAAGCAAATAAACGTGGAAGGTACGGCCAATATCGTAAATACTTGTTTGGCCCGGCAAAACGTAAAATTATGCCATGTGAGTTCAGTGGCTGCTATTGGTCAACAGAAAAATACGACTATCCTCGACGAAAATGCTAAGTGGGACCCACAGGCCGATGTTTCAGTATATGCCAGCTCTAAATATTTTGGGGAACTGGAAGTATGGCGGGGTATAGCCGAAGGTTTAAAAGCTATTATTGTTAACCCATCGGTCGTGCTTGGCCCCGCCGACTGGACCCGCAGCAGCACCCAGCTTTTTAAATACGTATTTAATCAAAACTCTTTTTATACCGGTGGCTACCTTAATTTTGTGGATGTCCGGGATGTCGTGAGCAGTATGCTGGCTTTAACTTTTTCGGATGTTACCGGCGAGCGGTTTATTCTGAATGCGGGTCAGGTTTTATATAAGGATTTCTTTACTAAAATAGCTCTTTACTTAAATCGTAAAGCTCCCGGAGTTAAAGTGCCGAGCGCATTAACGGAAATACTATGGCGCCTGGAAAGTTTACGCTCTTTTTTTACCGGAAAGCGGCCGCTAATTACTAAAGATACCGCGCGAATAACAAAAAGAAACTATTTATATACCAGCGAAAAATTAAAAAAACAACTACCTTTTTCCTTTAAAACCTTAGAAGAAACCTTAAATTGGAGTTGTCGGGAGTTAAGGCTGAAATACCGGTTACCCGTATAA
- a CDS encoding tetratricopeptide repeat protein — translation MNENSEERNEELGIIKKFEAMVSRNETVFFDLSDFEFIIDHYTTSFNYKKALQACEAALNQYPFSTELLIDKSQLLAMSGNFAEAIDMIDQVALLDPDNADVLVTRGVIHTQKGEYQAAVDYFKQVVELHPDRDDVFFNIGLTYQTWGKFKAAAKYYKKCLEINPDNEMAIQEILYCLDIVGSLESCLPFLQEFIDKDPYSHTAWFNMGLLQYKLAEYDKALAAFEYATIIKPEFTEAFEHLGNTYVGLGEFAKAIEAFTAAANLNPQSAETMCNIGECYEKLRQWDLSRRYYQKAIDLNPEMDEAWFGIGIILNAQDKWFEALHFFRKAATLYPDSADYWIALAAAEFNVGNIVSSLECYEKASILSPANKDIWLNWSIILYDQGNFEGAIDLIHNALELQPDAAELHYRLCAYLLSAGKYKEAYNYLENALILDFDKHYLLFEYFPELESQRALARLIDQYRK, via the coding sequence ATGAACGAAAATTCTGAAGAAAGAAACGAAGAGTTGGGTATAATAAAAAAATTTGAAGCCATGGTTTCTCGTAACGAAACCGTGTTCTTCGATTTGTCTGATTTTGAATTTATTATTGATCATTATACCACCAGCTTTAATTATAAAAAAGCCTTGCAAGCTTGTGAAGCCGCTTTAAATCAATACCCGTTTTCCACGGAATTATTAATAGATAAATCGCAGTTGTTGGCCATGTCGGGCAATTTTGCCGAAGCCATTGACATGATTGATCAGGTAGCTCTTTTAGATCCGGATAATGCGGATGTGCTGGTAACCCGGGGAGTTATTCATACCCAGAAAGGGGAGTACCAAGCCGCAGTCGACTATTTTAAGCAGGTAGTTGAACTTCATCCGGACCGCGACGATGTGTTTTTTAATATTGGTTTAACGTACCAAACCTGGGGGAAATTTAAAGCCGCCGCTAAATATTATAAAAAGTGCCTCGAAATAAATCCAGACAATGAAATGGCCATACAAGAAATTTTGTATTGCCTGGATATTGTTGGTAGTCTGGAAAGTTGCCTGCCTTTTTTGCAGGAATTTATTGATAAGGATCCGTATTCGCACACTGCCTGGTTTAATATGGGTTTGCTGCAATACAAGCTCGCCGAATACGATAAAGCCTTAGCCGCTTTTGAATACGCGACCATTATTAAACCCGAGTTTACCGAAGCGTTTGAGCATTTAGGTAATACCTATGTAGGTTTGGGCGAGTTTGCGAAAGCCATTGAAGCCTTTACGGCTGCGGCTAACCTAAATCCGCAATCGGCCGAAACCATGTGCAACATTGGAGAATGCTACGAAAAGCTGCGCCAATGGGACTTATCGCGCCGGTATTATCAAAAAGCCATTGACTTAAATCCAGAAATGGACGAAGCTTGGTTTGGCATAGGAATTATTTTAAATGCCCAGGATAAGTGGTTTGAAGCCTTACATTTTTTTAGAAAAGCAGCCACCTTGTACCCCGATAGTGCCGATTATTGGATTGCTTTAGCGGCCGCTGAGTTTAATGTGGGCAATATTGTTTCCAGTTTGGAGTGTTACGAGAAAGCCAGCATTTTATCGCCGGCTAATAAAGACATTTGGTTAAACTGGTCTATTATTTTATACGATCAAGGGAACTTTGAAGGTGCTATCGACCTCATACATAATGCGCTGGAATTACAGCCAGATGCCGCAGAACTACATTATCGCTTGTGCGCCTACCTACTTTCGGCAGGAAAATATAAAGAAGCATATAATTATTTAGAAAATGCATTAATTTTGGACTTCGATAAGCACTATTTGCTTTTTGAGTACTTCCCTGAGTTAGAATCGCAACGCGCTCTGGCCAGGTTAATTGATCAATATCGCAAATAA
- a CDS encoding phosphosulfolactate synthase yields the protein MNYHLSHLPERDAKPREKGCTMAMDKGLSIREVEDFIEVASEYVDLVKLGWATSYVVPNLKRKLEVYRSAGLPVYFGGTLFEAFIIRNQFDEYRRLLDSFQMEIAEVSDGSIELNHEQKCEYIRLLSEQVTVLSEVGSKDDQKIIPPYKWISLMQAELDAGSWKVIGEAREGGTVGLFRSTGEVRSGLVEEILTKIPFEKIIWEAPQKEQQVWFIKLLGANVNLGNIAPNEVVPLETIRLGIRGDTFMDFLNLEENKK from the coding sequence ATGAACTATCATCTTAGTCATTTGCCCGAGAGGGATGCTAAACCCCGCGAGAAAGGCTGTACCATGGCCATGGATAAAGGCCTGAGCATCCGGGAGGTAGAAGATTTTATCGAAGTAGCCAGCGAATACGTAGATCTGGTAAAATTGGGTTGGGCTACTTCGTACGTAGTGCCTAACTTAAAACGCAAGCTGGAAGTATACCGGTCGGCGGGTTTACCGGTTTATTTTGGCGGTACGCTCTTCGAAGCTTTTATTATCCGCAACCAGTTCGATGAGTATCGCCGGCTGCTCGATTCTTTTCAGATGGAAATTGCGGAAGTATCGGATGGTTCTATTGAATTAAACCACGAACAAAAGTGCGAATATATCCGGCTTTTATCGGAGCAGGTTACCGTTTTATCGGAGGTAGGCTCTAAAGATGATCAGAAAATTATTCCGCCTTATAAATGGATTAGTCTGATGCAAGCCGAATTAGATGCGGGTTCCTGGAAAGTAATCGGGGAGGCGCGTGAAGGAGGTACAGTAGGTTTATTCCGGTCGACGGGCGAAGTGCGTAGTGGTTTGGTGGAAGAAATTTTGACCAAAATTCCATTCGAGAAAATTATCTGGGAAGCTCCTCAAAAAGAGCAGCAGGTTTGGTTTATAAAATTATTGGGAGCCAACGTAAACCTAGGCAATATTGCGCCCAACGAAGTTGTCCCTTTAGAAACCATACGATTGGGAATTCGGGGCGATACGTTTATGGATTTCTTAAACTTAGAAGAAAATAAAAAGTAA
- a CDS encoding DedA family protein, with translation MELLHNFIDFFLHLDVHLSEIIRDYGVWAYLILFLIIFVETGLVVMPFLPGDSLLFAAGAFAAPQILANGESIAGPFNIFYLIVLLFIAAFLGDMLNFHIGDYLGPKVFRRDYKLLKREHLLKTQNFYEKHGAKTIIIARFIPIIRTFAPFIAGVGTMKYTRFMAYNIVGGFLWVAGFLLAGYLFGNIPAVKKNFTLVVFAIIAVSIIPPVYGFLKQKFASQKVA, from the coding sequence ATGGAACTGTTGCATAATTTTATTGACTTCTTTTTACATCTGGATGTTCATTTATCGGAGATTATTCGGGATTACGGGGTTTGGGCGTATCTTATTTTGTTTCTGATCATATTTGTGGAAACCGGTTTGGTAGTAATGCCTTTTTTGCCCGGTGATTCTCTCTTATTTGCTGCGGGAGCTTTTGCTGCCCCTCAAATTTTAGCTAATGGTGAGTCAATAGCCGGACCATTCAATATATTTTATTTAATAGTTTTGCTTTTTATTGCTGCTTTTCTGGGCGACATGCTAAATTTTCATATCGGTGATTACCTGGGACCAAAAGTATTCCGGCGCGATTATAAATTACTAAAACGAGAGCATTTGCTTAAAACGCAAAACTTTTACGAAAAACACGGTGCCAAAACTATTATTATTGCCCGGTTTATTCCAATTATTCGCACTTTTGCGCCTTTTATAGCCGGAGTGGGTACTATGAAGTACACACGTTTTATGGCGTACAATATTGTGGGTGGATTTTTATGGGTGGCTGGCTTCTTGCTGGCTGGTTATTTATTCGGAAATATTCCGGCCGTTAAAAAGAATTTTACTTTAGTAGTTTTTGCCATTATAGCAGTTTCCATTATCCCACCAGTATACGGATTTCTGAAACAGAAATTTGCTTCTCAAAAGGTTGCTTAA
- a CDS encoding shikimate dehydrogenase family protein codes for MKEYGLIGFPLSHSFSQKYFTEKFQSENIQDSRYNLFELTDIQQFPALIRNQPQLCGLNVTIPYKQVIIPFLDDLEPVAAQIGAVNVIKFANGKLKGFNSDYQGFLQSLQNFCPDYAQAQALVLGNGGAAKAVIAALDYLGIAYKLVSRNPTKEQLSYEQLTTSLLKDFSLIINTTPLGTYPNVATYPPILYEALSSDHYLYDLVYNPAETVFLRKGREAGTKTKNGYEMLCLQAEVAWQIWNS; via the coding sequence ATGAAAGAATACGGACTTATCGGCTTTCCCTTAAGCCATTCTTTTTCACAAAAATATTTTACCGAAAAGTTTCAGTCCGAAAATATTCAGGATAGCCGCTACAACTTGTTTGAGTTAACGGATATTCAGCAATTCCCAGCGCTTATCCGCAACCAGCCCCAGCTATGCGGGCTTAACGTTACCATTCCGTATAAGCAGGTAATTATTCCTTTTTTAGATGACTTGGAACCGGTGGCTGCCCAGATTGGAGCAGTTAATGTGATTAAATTTGCCAACGGAAAATTAAAAGGCTTTAATTCGGATTACCAGGGCTTTTTGCAGTCGCTGCAGAACTTTTGCCCGGATTATGCGCAAGCACAAGCTTTAGTGCTAGGCAATGGTGGGGCAGCTAAAGCGGTAATAGCCGCACTTGATTACTTAGGCATTGCGTACAAACTGGTTTCCCGTAATCCCACAAAAGAGCAGCTAAGTTACGAGCAGCTAACGACAAGCTTGCTCAAAGACTTTTCTCTTATTATAAATACCACTCCCTTGGGCACGTATCCTAATGTAGCTACCTATCCGCCGATTTTATACGAAGCTCTTTCCTCTGATCATTATCTATACGATTTGGTTTACAATCCGGCCGAAACGGTATTTCTGAGAAAAGGCCGAGAAGCGGGCACTAAAACCAAGAACGGTTACGAAATGCTTTGCTTGCAAGCAGAGGTTGCCTGGCAAATTTGGAATAGTTAA
- a CDS encoding RNA polymerase sigma factor, whose protein sequence is MKLFTRHLSEDDELIAGCIAGKRDMQRRLYNKYAARMMAVCLRYAKTSFEAEDVLQEGFVKVFGNIQNFKRDCPIEFWIRRIMVNTALKQHRQKMHVSSVAEVEQVEKHPEEEFIFSNYAFEELLDMVHQLAPRYQLVFNLYAIEGYSHKEIAAQLDISEGTSKSQYSRARAILKEMIETKEKKYNERIIR, encoded by the coding sequence TTGAAACTTTTTACGCGCCATTTATCGGAAGATGATGAATTGATCGCAGGGTGTATTGCCGGCAAACGGGATATGCAGCGGCGGTTATACAACAAATACGCCGCCCGAATGATGGCGGTGTGCTTGCGGTATGCTAAAACTAGTTTCGAAGCCGAAGATGTGCTGCAGGAAGGATTTGTAAAAGTATTCGGGAATATTCAAAATTTTAAACGTGATTGCCCGATAGAGTTTTGGATTCGGAGAATTATGGTGAATACTGCCTTAAAACAGCATCGTCAAAAAATGCACGTGAGCTCGGTAGCGGAAGTAGAACAAGTAGAAAAACACCCGGAAGAAGAATTTATATTTTCGAATTATGCCTTCGAAGAATTGCTGGATATGGTGCATCAATTAGCCCCGCGTTACCAGTTGGTTTTTAACCTCTACGCCATAGAGGGTTATTCTCATAAAGAAATTGCCGCCCAATTAGATATTTCGGAAGGTACTTCTAAATCTCAATATTCGCGGGCCCGGGCAATTTTAAAAGAAATGATTGAAACAAAAGAAAAAAAATACAATGAAAGAATCATCAGATAA